The Heyndrickxia vini genome contains a region encoding:
- a CDS encoding disulfide oxidoreductase gives MQRSQEYLLFIIWIVSTIATLGSLYFSEILKFEPCKLCWFQRIFMYPIFFLSAISYVKKDFKQANYIICLAMIGLFISIYHNLLQFFVINNSCGRVSCTTHYIKIFGFITIPLLSLVSFVLITVICLYLIAKRKTSLKE, from the coding sequence TTGCAAAGGTCACAAGAATATTTATTATTTATTATCTGGATTGTTTCGACTATTGCCACATTAGGTAGTTTATATTTTTCAGAGATACTTAAATTTGAACCATGTAAATTATGTTGGTTTCAAAGAATTTTTATGTATCCTATATTTTTTTTATCTGCAATTTCATATGTAAAAAAAGATTTTAAACAAGCAAATTATATAATTTGTTTAGCTATGATTGGTTTATTTATATCAATATACCATAATTTACTACAGTTTTTCGTTATAAATAATTCTTGTGGAAGGGTTTCTTGCACTACACATTATATAAAAATTTTCGGATTTATTACTATACCATTACTATCCCTAGTTAGTTTTGTTTTAATAACGGTAATATGTCTATATCTAATTGCTAAAAGAAAAACAAGTTTAAAAGAATAA